A window of the Myxococcales bacterium genome harbors these coding sequences:
- a CDS encoding enoyl-CoA hydratase family protein, producing MELPVPRTFGFVLDRGVATITLDRPERLNALTFASYLELAETFEQLDRFDEVRAVVIRGNGRGFCSGGDQDDIIHHLLGQSTPQLLAFTRATGRLIAAIRRCKRPVVAAVHGAVVGAGAVIAIACDVRIAAASAKLGFIFPKVGLCGADMGATYLLPRIVGLGHASEILFFGDLVLAADALRIGLVNRVVDTVEDCHALADAWAARLAAGPAFAHAMTKQMIESEATMGLADAIEAEAQAQALCMQHGDFAEAHAAFKAKRPPRFAGAPESDA from the coding sequence ATGGAGCTGCCCGTCCCGCGCACCTTCGGCTTCGTCCTCGATCGCGGCGTCGCCACCATCACGCTCGATCGGCCCGAGCGCCTCAACGCGCTGACCTTCGCGAGCTACCTCGAGCTGGCCGAGACCTTCGAGCAGCTCGATCGGTTCGACGAGGTCCGGGCCGTGGTCATCCGCGGCAACGGGCGCGGGTTCTGCTCCGGTGGCGATCAGGACGACATCATCCACCACCTGCTCGGGCAGTCGACGCCGCAGCTGCTGGCGTTCACCCGCGCCACCGGCCGGCTGATCGCGGCGATCCGTCGGTGCAAGCGGCCGGTCGTCGCCGCGGTCCACGGCGCGGTCGTTGGCGCCGGCGCGGTGATCGCGATCGCGTGCGACGTGCGCATCGCGGCGGCCAGCGCCAAGCTCGGCTTCATCTTCCCCAAGGTCGGGCTGTGCGGCGCCGACATGGGCGCGACCTACCTGCTGCCGCGGATCGTCGGGCTCGGGCACGCGTCGGAGATCCTGTTTTTCGGCGACCTCGTGCTGGCGGCCGACGCGCTGCGGATCGGCCTGGTCAACCGCGTGGTCGACACCGTCGAGGACTGTCACGCCCTGGCCGACGCCTGGGCCGCGCGGCTGGCGGCCGGGCCGGCGTTCGCGCACGCGATGACCAAGCAGATGATCGAGAGCGAGGCCACGATGGGGCTGGCCGACGCGATCGAGGCCGAGGCCCAGGCCCAGGCGCTGTGCATGCAGCACGGCGACTTCGCCGAGGCCCACGCCGCGTTCAAGGCCAAGCGGCCGCCGCGGTTCGCGGGCGCGCCCGAGAGCGACGCGTGA
- a CDS encoding RidA family protein: MVGTGRTVFVAGQIGWDAQGVFHSDDLIAQFDQALANVVAVVTAAGAAVTDIASMTVYVTDIDGYRARLRELGPVWRARLGKHFPAMALVAVTALVEPRALVEIQAHALVA; this comes from the coding sequence ATGGTCGGCACCGGCCGCACGGTCTTCGTCGCCGGGCAGATCGGCTGGGACGCGCAGGGCGTGTTCCACAGCGACGATCTCATCGCGCAGTTCGATCAGGCGCTGGCCAACGTGGTCGCGGTGGTGACCGCCGCCGGCGCCGCGGTCACCGACATCGCGTCGATGACCGTCTACGTCACCGACATCGACGGGTACCGCGCGCGCCTGCGCGAGCTGGGACCGGTGTGGCGCGCGCGCCTGGGCAAGCACTTCCCGGCCATGGCCTTGGTCGCGGTGACCGCGCTGGTCGAGCCGCGGGCGCTGGTCGAGATCCAGGCGCACGCGCTCGTCGCCTGA
- a CDS encoding SDR family oxidoreductase: MDSDFLRGRLALVTGGGRGIGAAIALRLAAAGARVVVTGRGRAELDEVAARVGGVAITGDLGDRASADRMIDAVRAVGRVDVLVNNAGIAESAPLADTDDAMWDRIIELNATAPFRLARALVPAMVAAGWGRVITIASNAGLTGYGYTAAYCAAKHAVVGMTRALAIDLGRTGVTINAVCPGWVATRMADEAVARIAAKTGRDVTAATAALTSMSPQRRLIEPEEVAHAVAMLCPDAARGIHGQTIVLDGGQVLK, from the coding sequence ATGGACAGCGACTTCCTGCGCGGGCGCCTGGCGCTCGTCACTGGCGGCGGTCGGGGCATCGGCGCCGCGATCGCGCTGCGGCTGGCCGCCGCCGGGGCCCGGGTGGTCGTCACCGGCCGCGGCCGGGCCGAGCTCGACGAGGTCGCCGCGCGCGTCGGCGGCGTCGCGATCACCGGCGACCTGGGCGATCGCGCGAGCGCCGACCGGATGATCGACGCGGTCCGCGCGGTCGGGCGCGTCGACGTGCTCGTCAACAACGCCGGCATCGCCGAGAGCGCGCCGCTGGCCGACACCGACGACGCGATGTGGGACCGGATCATCGAGCTCAACGCCACCGCGCCGTTCCGCCTCGCGCGGGCGCTGGTGCCGGCGATGGTCGCGGCCGGGTGGGGGCGCGTGATCACGATCGCGTCGAACGCCGGGCTGACCGGCTACGGCTACACCGCGGCCTACTGCGCGGCCAAGCACGCGGTGGTCGGCATGACCCGGGCGCTCGCGATCGACCTGGGGCGGACCGGGGTCACGATCAACGCGGTGTGCCCGGGCTGGGTCGCGACCCGCATGGCCGACGAGGCCGTCGCGCGCATCGCCGCCAAGACCGGGCGCGACGTCACGGCCGCCACCGCCGCGCTCACCAGCATGAGCCCGCAGCGCCGGCTGATCGAGCCCGAGGAGGTCGCCCACGCGGTCGCGATGCTGTGCCCCGACGCCGCCCGCGGCATCCACGGCCAGACCATCGTCCTCGACGGCGGCCAGGTGCTCAAGTGA